One window of Xanthomonas sp. 10-10 genomic DNA carries:
- a CDS encoding YdcH family protein: METLSPAEIAEQIAELRRAHRALDEEIQRVPANVEDELQMKRLKKRKLHLKDCITRLEMELVPDEPA; this comes from the coding sequence GTGGAAACCCTCTCACCCGCCGAGATCGCCGAGCAGATCGCCGAGTTGCGACGCGCCCATCGCGCGTTGGACGAGGAGATCCAGCGCGTGCCCGCAAACGTGGAGGACGAACTGCAGATGAAGCGCTTGAAGAAGCGCAAGTTGCATCTCAAGGACTGCATCACGCGGCTGGAGATGGAGCTGGTGCCTGACGAGCCGGCGTGA